The Lactuca sativa cultivar Salinas chromosome 2, Lsat_Salinas_v11, whole genome shotgun sequence genome includes a window with the following:
- the LOC111901507 gene encoding 60S acidic ribosomal protein P2 isoform X1, translating to MKVIAAYLLALLGGNTSPSAEDLKKILGSVGADADEDRIELLLSEIKDKDITELIASGREKLASVPSGGGGGVAVAATGGGGAAPAAAAAAEPKKEEKAAEKEESDDDMGFSLFD from the exons ATGAAGGTTATCGCTGCATATTTGTTGGCCTTGTTGGGAGGTAACACATCTCCCTCCgctgaagatttgaagaaaatcCTCGGTTCAG TTGGAGCTGATGCTGATGAAGATAGAATTGAATTACTCTTGTCGGAGATTAAGGATAAAGATATCACCGAATTGATTGCATCTGGAAGGGAGAAGTTGGCTTCAGTTCCTtcaggtggcggtggtggtgttgCAGTTGCCGCCacaggtggtggtggtgctgCACCAGCTGCAGCTGCTGCAGCTGAGCCAAAGAAAGAGGAGAAAGCTGCAGAGAAAGAAGAGTCCGATGAT GATATGGGATTCAGTTTGTTTGACTGA
- the LOC111901507 gene encoding 60S acidic ribosomal protein P2 isoform X2, with product MLHPFGADADEDRIELLLSEIKDKDITELIASGREKLASVPSGGGGGVAVAATGGGGAAPAAAAAAEPKKEEKAAEKEESDDDMGFSLFD from the exons ATGTTGCATCCAT TTGGAGCTGATGCTGATGAAGATAGAATTGAATTACTCTTGTCGGAGATTAAGGATAAAGATATCACCGAATTGATTGCATCTGGAAGGGAGAAGTTGGCTTCAGTTCCTtcaggtggcggtggtggtgttgCAGTTGCCGCCacaggtggtggtggtgctgCACCAGCTGCAGCTGCTGCAGCTGAGCCAAAGAAAGAGGAGAAAGCTGCAGAGAAAGAAGAGTCCGATGAT GATATGGGATTCAGTTTGTTTGACTGA